A genomic window from Leptospiraceae bacterium includes:
- a CDS encoding ATP-binding protein, with protein MNWLERYYEKDFLEKLPPGKVLLIYGARRTGKTSLVANSLKKFSGKFFSGVGEDADLSLIFSKQTVAGLKSAFSGYDLLFFDEAQRLPNVGIVLKILADHFPSTKIIASGSSSFELSSQVGEPLTGRHTKLLLYPISVLELKEQFGGMYVIQNLENLLIYGSYPECLKMENIQDKREYLFSLRNSYLFKDILEMENLKNADKLSDLLRLLAFQIGKEVSLSELGSMIGISKQTVEKYLDLLEKSFVIKKVRGFSRNLRNEITKTCRYYFLDNGIRNSIISNFNSLENRDDIGMLWENFLFTERMKKLEYTKAFSNIYFWRTHDKKEIDLVEERDGNLYGFEFKWKNQKQKVPKLWLDTYSNASLEFITKENFLEFIG; from the coding sequence ATGAACTGGTTAGAACGGTATTATGAGAAAGATTTTTTAGAAAAACTCCCGCCGGGTAAGGTGCTATTAATCTACGGAGCAAGGCGAACCGGAAAGACTTCGTTGGTAGCAAATTCATTAAAAAAGTTTTCAGGAAAGTTTTTTTCTGGAGTTGGAGAAGATGCGGACTTATCTCTGATTTTTTCAAAGCAGACAGTCGCCGGATTAAAGTCAGCATTTAGCGGTTACGATTTGCTTTTCTTCGATGAAGCTCAGAGACTTCCGAACGTGGGTATTGTTTTAAAAATTCTTGCTGATCATTTTCCTTCTACAAAAATTATTGCCAGCGGTTCCTCTTCCTTTGAGTTATCATCTCAAGTAGGAGAACCACTTACAGGACGTCATACGAAATTACTACTGTATCCTATTTCTGTTTTGGAATTAAAGGAGCAATTTGGTGGAATGTATGTGATTCAAAATTTAGAAAATTTATTGATTTACGGTTCTTATCCTGAATGTTTGAAGATGGAAAACATCCAGGATAAAAGGGAATATCTTTTTTCTCTGAGGAACTCCTATTTATTCAAAGACATATTAGAAATGGAAAATTTGAAAAATGCAGACAAGTTGTCTGACCTTTTAAGACTGCTTGCATTTCAAATAGGAAAAGAAGTTTCATTAAGCGAATTAGGTTCGATGATAGGGATTTCGAAACAAACAGTCGAAAAGTATTTAGATTTACTTGAAAAATCTTTTGTGATTAAAAAGGTCAGGGGATTCTCCAGAAATTTAAGAAATGAAATAACCAAAACCTGTCGGTATTATTTTTTAGATAATGGAATTCGCAATTCCATTATTTCGAATTTTAATTCATTAGAAAATCGGGACGATATCGGAATGCTCTGGGAAAATTTTTTATTTACAGAGAGAATGAAAAAATTGGAGTATACAAAAGCATTTTCTAATATTTATTTTTGGAGAACTCACGACAAAAAAGAAATAGATCTGGTAGAAGAAAGAGATGGAAACCTATATGGTTTTGAATTCAAATGGAAAAACCAAAAACAAAAAGTTCCCAAACTCTGGTTGGATACTTATTCTAATGCAAGTTTAGAGTTTATAACAAAGGAGAACTTTTTAGAATTTATAGGTTAA
- a CDS encoding ATP-binding protein, which translates to MNRYFNTSGPNHPWEHYTLMRPDLIAKGKDLVYKSRYFTIWAPRQTGKSTYFRLLADELKKDGYRVCYVNLENFKGSRQDEFFEFLNIHFVEFWQENLEITSFVDFTNKILLKKDKKLVFICDEIEGLNSDFLNQFLHTIRNIYHSRTSHSLKSVILVGVANITGIIQDNASPFNIADELDVPYFTDEETVELLEQHEKETGQLFASDVKRKIIEITANQPGLVNGFARKLVEICSDKKEITLSDYLKVEDWYLTEAIDKNVANIINKAGKHRKFIEELLFVEKSIPFSIDRPAIRDLHINGLIKKDSKGNIEFWVPLYKKRLYNAFFPYSNGEGDRIAGNIPLYDIVLDEKREFHLDKLIENYKEYIARRSFRPFREKDEITKEYKSIPEAVMVYSFETYIQSFLQMIHAKSYREAQASLGNTDILINLYGKEYLIEVKVYRYDKQFQDGKKQLPYYCKSLGLSEGVYLVFVPNNILYPERAKEGVETIDGVAIKVFLVRYDEEKEFGDIWGK; encoded by the coding sequence ATGAATCGCTATTTTAATACATCCGGTCCAAACCACCCCTGGGAGCATTATACCCTGATGCGTCCTGACTTGATTGCCAAAGGAAAAGACCTTGTTTATAAAAGCCGGTATTTTACAATTTGGGCACCGAGACAGACCGGCAAAAGCACCTATTTTCGCTTGCTGGCTGACGAACTAAAAAAGGATGGATACAGAGTTTGTTATGTCAATCTGGAGAATTTTAAAGGTTCCCGTCAAGATGAGTTTTTTGAATTTTTAAATATTCATTTTGTTGAATTCTGGCAGGAGAATCTTGAGATTACATCTTTTGTAGACTTCACAAATAAAATTTTGTTAAAGAAAGATAAGAAACTTGTCTTTATCTGTGATGAAATTGAAGGTTTGAATTCCGACTTTCTCAATCAATTTTTACATACAATCCGCAACATCTACCATTCCCGAACCAGCCATTCATTGAAATCCGTTATCCTTGTCGGAGTTGCTAATATAACGGGTATCATTCAGGATAACGCAAGTCCATTCAACATAGCCGATGAATTAGACGTTCCTTACTTTACCGATGAAGAAACTGTTGAGCTATTAGAGCAACACGAAAAGGAAACCGGACAACTCTTTGCATCCGACGTTAAGCGAAAGATAATTGAAATCACAGCCAACCAGCCGGGTCTTGTCAATGGCTTTGCCCGTAAGCTAGTGGAAATTTGTTCTGACAAGAAAGAGATAACATTAAGCGATTATCTAAAAGTTGAAGACTGGTATCTTACCGAAGCGATTGATAAAAATGTAGCCAATATTATAAACAAGGCGGGTAAACATCGTAAGTTTATAGAAGAGTTACTGTTTGTTGAAAAAAGCATTCCGTTTTCCATAGATAGGCCGGCCATTCGTGACCTTCATATCAATGGACTTATAAAAAAAGATTCTAAGGGTAACATTGAGTTCTGGGTTCCTTTATATAAGAAACGATTATATAATGCATTCTTTCCCTATTCTAACGGAGAAGGAGACCGCATTGCAGGTAATATTCCGTTATACGACATTGTATTGGATGAAAAGCGGGAGTTCCATCTCGATAAGTTGATTGAGAATTACAAAGAATACATTGCCCGCAGAAGCTTTCGACCCTTTCGAGAAAAAGACGAAATTACCAAAGAATACAAGTCTATCCCCGAAGCGGTGATGGTCTATAGTTTTGAAACGTATATTCAATCTTTCTTACAGATGATCCACGCCAAAAGCTACAGGGAGGCTCAGGCTTCTTTAGGAAATACGGATATACTTATCAACCTCTACGGCAAAGAATATTTGATTGAAGTGAAAGTCTATCGCTACGATAAGCAATTTCAGGATGGTAAGAAACAATTACCTTACTACTGCAAGTCACTCGGTCTCAGCGAAGGAGTGTATCTGGTTTTTGTTCCGAACAATATTCTCTATCCGGAAAGGGCGAAGGAAGGCGTGGAGACCATTGACGGAGTGGCAATCAAAGTTTTTCTTGTACGTTATGACGAAGAGAAAGAGTTCGGGGATATATGGGGAAAATGA